The Streptomyces sp. NBC_01381 genomic interval GCGATGCCACGTCCGGCTGGTGCCTGCCCAGTTCGCCGTTCGCGGGGCCCGGGGTCGGCTTCGCCGCCGTGCCGCCCGTCAAGAGCCTGGTCTTCGTCGAATGGCCCGCGGGCGATGTGAGCCGGGTGCCCGTGTGGTCGGGCGCGGTGTGGGCGGACGGCGGCGGGGTGCCGGGCGCAGGGCCGGACGTGGTGCTGCTGATCACGCCGGGCGGCCACAAGGTCGAGCTGATCGACGAGCCTTCGGGCGACCGGGCGCTGCGGCTCACCGCGGCGTCGGGAGCGGTCATCCGGATGGACGCGAACGGCATCACGGCCGAGTTCAAGCAGCAGAAGATCGAGGTGACGTCGTCGAAGATCTCCTTCAACGGCGGTTCCCTGGAGGTGAGTTGAGTGCCCGGTCAGCTGCTCCACGAGGGGATCACCATCGTCTGCCCGCACGGCGGCAGCGGCCGACTGACGCCGTCGTCGACGCTCCTGGTGGGCGGCAAGAAGGTGGCGGTGGTGGGCGACCCGACCACCATCAGCGGCTGCGCCTTCAACATCGGCGGCACCCCCTCCCCCTGCCTGCGCGTCGAGTGGCAGCGGCCCGCGACGAAGGTGAAGACGGGCGGCAAGGCGGTGCTCCTGTCGGATTCGGTGGCCCTCTGCGTCAACGCGGGCGGGGCGCCGCAGGGCACCGCCCAGGTCAGCGGCTTCCAGACGAAGGTGAAGGCGATATGAGCGCGGCGGCCGAACATCCGCTGCGGCTGACGTCCGCGCGCCGCCTCGCGGTCACCGACGAGGCGGGCCATCTGGCGGATCTCGTACGTCTGGTGCTGCTTACCGGCGCCACCGAGCGGCTGCACCGGCCGGGCTTCGGCCCCGGCCTCGGCGCCTCGGCACTCTTCGAGCCGCTGCCCCAACTCCTGGACGGGCTCCTGGAGATGCGGACGAAGGGCGCCCTGGAGCGGGAGCTGGCCGGCCGCGTCCTCGTGGACCGGATCACGGTGACGCGGCTCGGCGAGGCCACGCTGGAGGTCACCGTCGACTACCGGCCGCAGCGCCCGCCGGGACCGGCGGCGAGCGTCTCGGCACGGCTGGAGGCCTGACGGCGATGACCGAGGAACCGCTGCTCCCCGCCTGTCCCCCGCTGCACCGCCCGGCCCGGCTGCGCGCCCCGGGGGCCGCGGCGCACGGGCTGCGGGCGGCGGGCGCGCGGCCGGTGCCGGGCGGATCGGCGGTCGACGTGTGGCTGTACGCGGACCCGCCCGCCGCGCTCGCGGACCCGCGCCGCTGGGAGCTGCGGCCGCCGGCCGGCGGGCGGCGGGCCGAGGTGGCGGGCGCGCAGGTGGTGGCCGCGCCGCAACCGCACATTGAGCTGCGGATCAACGGGCAGGCGGATGCGGGGCGGCACCTCCTGTCCGTCTTCCCCGAGCGGCCCGCCGACGGAGCGCATCCCGCGCTTCCGCCGCTGCCGTTCGATCCGCTGCGGGTGCGGCTGCCCGTGCGGCTGCGTACGGAGTGCCCGGATCCCGGGGCGTGTTCGACGCCGGATG includes:
- a CDS encoding phage baseplate assembly protein V, with amino-acid sequence MTDRFHGRYIGTVTDNEDPKNLCRVRVQVPEVLGDATSGWCLPSSPFAGPGVGFAAVPPVKSLVFVEWPAGDVSRVPVWSGAVWADGGGVPGAGPDVVLLITPGGHKVELIDEPSGDRALRLTAASGAVIRMDANGITAEFKQQKIEVTSSKISFNGGSLEVS